The Anabrus simplex isolate iqAnaSimp1 chromosome 1, ASM4041472v1, whole genome shotgun sequence genome window below encodes:
- the LOC136857224 gene encoding uncharacterized protein gives MNSFKLPLFLGCVLYLSANIASANPGVVHDHGHGTGTLIAPVVDGVIGNHGVLGKGIWGAPSLGGLVGTVGLGKGTFGGVGLGGILGTHRLGGVVGTHGLGGIVGTHGLGGIGFGKGVWGTHGLGGIIGSHGLGGIGLGKGVWGTHGLGGIVGTHGLGGIGLGKGIWGTHGLGGIVGAQGLGGIGFGKGVLGTHGLGGIIGTHGLGGIGLGKGIWGTHGLGGIVGAQGLGGIGFGKGVWGTHGLGGLVGSHGLGGIGIGKGVWGTHGLGGIIGSHGLGGIGLGKGVWGIHGLGGLVGSHGLGGIGLGKGVWGTHGLGGLVGSHGLGGIGIGKGVWGTHGLGGIIGSHGFGSTIGSYGLGGLIGTTGFGKGVWVAPVVGGIIGTHGLGGVVGTSGYGSLGTVGSLGLGKGFVGVGAYPVGVVGTVGVGKGLVGVGSHH, from the exons ATGAACAGCTTTAAGCTACCACTCTTCTTGGGTTGCGTGCTCTACTTGAGTGCCAACATT GCTTCAGCAAATCCAGGTGTCGTTCACGATCATGGACACGGTACTGGCACTTTGATAGCTCCAGTTGTAGATGGAGTCATTGGAAATCATGGTGTTCTTGGGAAAGGAATCTGGGGAGCTCCAAGTTTAGGAGGACTTGTTGGTACCGTCGGTCTTGGTAAGGGCACCTTCGGAGGTGTTGGTCTGGGAGGAATTCTTGGAACCCACCGTTTGGGAGGAGTCGTTGGAACACACGGTTTAGGAGGAATCGTCGGAACACATGGTTTGGGAGGAATCGGTTTTGGAAAGGGAGTTTGGGGAACTCATGGTTTGGGAGGAATCATCGGATCTCACGGTCTAGGAGGAATCGGTCTTGGAAAAGGTGTTTGGGGAACTCACGGTTTGGGAGGAATCGTCGGAACACATGGTTTGGGAGGAATCGGTCTTGGAAAGGGAATTTGGGGTACTCACGGGTTAGGAGGAATCGTAGGAGCTCAAGGCCTAGGAGGAATCGGTTTTGGAAAGGGTGTTTTGGGAACTCACGGTTTGGGAGGTATCATAGGAACACATGGTTTGGGGGGAATCGGTCTTGGAAAGGGAATTTGGGGAACTCACGGTTTAGGAGGAATCGTGGGAGCTCAAGGCCTAGGAGGAATCGGTTTTGGAAAGGGGGTTTGGGGAACTCACGGTTTGGGAGGACTCGTCGGATCTCACGGTCTAGGAGGAATTGGTATTGGAAAGGGTGTTTGGGGAACTCACGGTTTGGGAGGAATCATAGGATCTCACGGTCTGGGAGGTATTGGTCTTGGTAAGGGTGTTTGGGGAATTCACGGTTTGGGAGGACTCGTTGGATCTCACGGTCTAGGAGGAATCGGTTTAGGAAAGGGTGTTTGGGGAACTCACGGTTTGGGAGGACTCGTTGGATCTCACGGTCTAGGAGGAATCGGTATTGGAAAGGGTGTTTGGGGAACTCACGGTTTGGGAGGAATCATCGGATCTCACGGCTTCGGAAGTACCATAGGATCGTATGGTCTTGGAGGTTTAATCGGAACTACTGGTTTCGGTAAGGGTGTATGGGTAGCTCCTGTTGTTGGAGGAATAATTGGTACTCATGGCTTGGGAGGAGTAGTTGGCACCTCTGGTTATGGTTCCTTGGGAACAGTTGGCTCACTAGGTCTTGGCAAAGGCTTCGTAGGAGTTGGAGCTTACCCAGTTGGAGTAGTTGGAACGGTCGGTGTAGGTAAAGGTCTCGTTGGCGTCGGATCTCACCACTAA
- the LOC136871313 gene encoding uncharacterized PE-PGRS family protein PE_PGRS46, with amino-acid sequence MTSFNLPLLLGSVLCLTISIASANPGVIHVYGRRSVIHVHGHGCGIVGGPVVDGTVGTIGLGKSGGGVPLVEAIGPHGVGGIVGSHGLGGIVGTTDLHKGVLGSFGLGGTTGIAGVGKGVWGVPLVGQVVGTDGLRGIYGSHGLGGIIGTTGFGLGKGVWGTQGLGGIVGSHGLGGISLSKGFWGTRGLGGIVGSHGLESLGRGKGVWGTQGLGGIVGSHGLGGVIGTTGFGKGVWGAPVVGGGISTHDLGGVVGTSGHGSWGSVGSVGLGKSLVGVGAHPVGAVGTVGVGKGLIGVGYHH; translated from the exons ATGACCAGTTTCAACCTTCCACTGCTTCTGGGCTCCGTGCTCTGCCTGACTATCAGCATT GCTTCAGCAAACCCAGGCGTCATTCACGTCTATGGTCGTAGAAGCGTCATTCACGTCCATGGTCATGGATGTGGCATCGTGGGAGGTCCAGTTGTAGATGGAACCGTCGGAACTATCGGTCTTGGAAAAAGTGGCGGGGGAGTTCCACTAGTTGAAGCAATCGGACCTCACGGTGTTGGTGGAATTGTTGGATCTCACGGCCTTGGAGGAATCGTCGGAACTACTGATCTTCATAAGGGTGTCTTAGGAAGTTTCGGTTTGGGGGGAACCACCGGAATTGCCGGTGTTGGTAAGGGGGTGTGGGGAGTTCCCCTTGTTGGGCAAGTAGTCGGAACTGATGGTCTGAGAGGCATCTATGGATCCCATGGTTTAGGAGGAATCATTGGTACTACGGGTTTTGGTCTTGGCAAGGGTGTTTGGGGAACTCAGGGTTTGGGAGGAATCGTGGGATCTCACGGTCTTGGCGGTATCAGTCTTAGTAAGGGTTTTTGGGGAACACGCGGTTTAGGAGGAATCGTAGGATCTCACGGTCTTGAAAGTCTTGGTCGTGGTAAGGGTGTCTGGGGAACTCAAGGTTTGGGAGGAATCGTCGGATCTCATGGTCTTGGAGGTGTAATCGGAACTACTGGTTTTGGTAAGGGTGTATGGGGCGCTCCTGTTGTTGGAGGAGGAATTAGTACTCATGATTTGGGAGGAGTAGTTGGAACCTCTGGTCATGGTTCCTGGGGATCAGTTGGCTCAGTAGGTCTTGGTAAAAGTCTCGTAGGAGTTGGAGCGCACCCAGTTGGTGCGGTTGGAACAGTCGGGGTTGGCAAAGGTCTTATTGGTGTCGGATATCATCACTAA